The Chryseolinea soli nucleotide sequence GATGATCGGGTGCATCCGCGGTCTCACTCCATACCAACATCGTATCGGTCTTCACGTTTCGCTTCACGTCGATCTTTCGATCCGGCCACAACACCCAGAGCGAATCGATCGTTGTGTTTGGTCCGGTTCCGAAAATAATTTCTGCAGGCATACAGGATTGAAATCCCCGGGTGGGATACAACTCCTGTACCTGCAGCTGACCTCCCACACGTATGCCCACTTTCGCCCCCACGGCGGATGTGTTATTTGCGAAACCCTTGAGCTTGATCTTAATGTAATGCGATTGCTCATGGTCTGCATTGTTGCGATATAAAAATGCGGGTTGATTAATGTTATTGGTCACCAAGTCCAGGTCGCCGTCGTTGTCCAGATCCGCGTACACAGCGCCGTTCGAAATCGATGCTTCTGACAATCCCCACGCTTCCGTAGCATTTTGAAACGTGAGGTCGCCGTTATTTCGAAACGCATAGTTGCTGATGCGTGTAGCAGGAAGTTGCTTGACGATCTCATACGGCCGCTGATTTTTTTGCTTGTCCTGGTAGACATACTTTACAAAATCAAGATTGGTAAAGTCGCGCAAAAAACCGTTGGTAATAAAAAGGTCTTTATACCCGTCGTTGTCGAAGTCGGCCAGCAATGGGCACCAGCTCCAGTCGGTATTGGAAACGCCGGCCAGTTGCCCGACTTCACTAAACACGGGAACGCCGTCGCGCAGGCCCATGTTCAGTTGCAAGACATTGCGCATGTTCTGGTGATGATAGCCGCTGTCGCGGAGCAAATTGTAGCGGTCAAAATCATCGGGGCCCTTGAGTATTTTCTGCCTGTAATTATCTTCCGGCAGCATATCCACCACGATCACGTCGGGCCGGCCATCGTTGTTGTAGTCGGCAATGTCCGAACCCATGCCGTTGCGGGCAATGTGACGGAACGACGCTTTCAGCATTTCACGAAATGTTCCGTTGCCATTGTTGATATAAAAGAAATCTTGTTCTTCGTAGTCGTTGGTGACATACAGATCGGGCCAGCCGTCTTCGTTCATGTCGGCCACCGATACACCCAAGCCGAAGTTGACACCACTGCCGTGGATGCCCGCTTCCGCACTAATATCTTTGTATTGGCCATCGTCATTTCTGTACAGCCGGTTCCCATATTCCGGGTGACGCATGGCACGAAGTTTTTTTGAATTAAAAAAAGGGTTATAAGTGAGTCGCGCATGATTGAGTAAAAACATGTCGAGGTCGCCATCGAGATCATAGTCAAAGAAGGACGCCTGCGTGGAGAACGTGCCACATGCGTCGAGTCCATATTCGGCCGCGCGTTCTGCGAAGGTGGGTACTTTTGTGCGCTTGTTGATATAGAGTTCATTGCAACGATCGCTTGCCTCGCCGGGACCAGAGTAGCAAACATAGACATCGAGCCAGCCATCGGCGTTCACGTCGGCCAGGGTAACGCCCGTTTTCCAACGCGGTCTTCCCGCGATGCCGGCCATTTGCGTGACGTCTTCAAATTTCCATTCGCCTTTGTTCAGGTAAAGCTTATTGGGCACGGCATTGCCGGTGAACAGCAAATCGATGTTGCCATCATTGTTCAAATCCCCTGCCGCAACACCTCCCCCATTGTACAAGTACTCATAGGTGAGAATATTGAATGCATCGTCCTCCTCCACCGCGTTGACAAAGGTCACGCCGGTGCTGGAAGGGCTCATCGCGGTAAATAAAGTATCGCTCCGCTCGCTGCACGACAGCAAACAACACGCTACGCCGAGGTATAGTCGCCACGTGGCCATGAAGCGGTTAGGTAGATGCATGCGGTCGGGGTGTAAAAAGAAAAGGCAGCACGTCTTTGCGAGAACGCGCTGCCTTGTTCTCAGGACTTAAAGACTATTTCAATACGAAGGATTCTGCTCGAGTTTGTTCCCGGACGAAAGGATCTCCGCACGGGGAATCGGGAGCCAATAGTGCTTTTCCTCAAATTTCCGTCCATCCAAGGCCACCTTCTTTTCAAAGGTGAGCGTGCTGCCGTTCTTGGTGATGTTCACGCCATAGGCCGGTTCGTTCTCGGTGTCGATGGCGATCTTCCAGCGGCGCACATCATAGAAGCGATGCTCTTCAAAGGCCAACTCTACCTGGCGTTCGCGGCGGATAGCGTCGCGCATGGTGGCTTGGGTCAGCCCCACAGGAAGATTGGGCATGCCGGCGCGTGTACGAATTTTGTTGATGGCATCATACACGGTTGCGTCGGGTCCGGCAGCTTCGTTCTGGGCTTCTGCATAATTGAGCAACACTTCGGCGTAGCGCAGGTAGATCCAGGGCTGTACACCGGCCACATCCCACGGGTTGTCGATGGGAAGTTTGTCGTCGAGGAATTTCAACAGGTAGTAGCCTGTCTTGGAAGCATTCCAGTTGTCGCGTCCGTCTTTGCTGTCTTGCCCGCCGGGGAGGAAGGTCTCGATCTGGCGGCCGCGATACGACGCGCCATTGTAGAGAATGCTGGCATAGAAACGTGGATCGCGATTGACATACGGATTCTGAACGTGCGTGGGATTGGTCCAGTCAAAGGGCACGGCCGTGGTGGCGTTCACTTTCACTTCGTAGGCATCCACCAGGTTTTGGAGGGGCGAGTTGCCGGCCCATCCGCCATAGCCGTTGGGTCCGTTGGAAATTTCCAAACACACGTGACGTGCTCCTACGCTGTACAGCCGCTCGAAAATAATCTCGCTGCTCGACGATGTGAGAAACAAGTTCCGGTAGTCGGAATGCAGGGAATAGCCCAGGCTCATCACTTCTTTGGCAGCATCTGCTGCGGCCTGCCAGGTGCCGGCGTTGTAAAGCGGGCTGGCGGCATACAACAGGATCCGCGACTTCAAGGCCAATGCAGCGCCTTTTGTTGCACGTCCAAGCTTCCAGTTGCTGTCGTTCGCAGCAGGCAGGTCGCCTGCGGCTTGAGTCAATTCAGTGGTGATGTATTGTATGCCATCGGCCACCGAGGAGCGCACAAACAACGCGGCGTCCGTCAAATCGTTGTCCAGGTCATATACGTTGTCGCCCATCAGCACCACAGCGCCGTAGTTGCGCACGAGGTCGTGATAGCGGTAGGCACGAATAAATTTCAGTTCGGCCGTGAGCCGCGCCCGGCGTTGTTCCGTCATGATCACATCGCCAATGATGCTCAACGCATAGTTACATTCCCGGATGCTCCGGTAGCTTCGCGACCAAAGGGTGCCGGCAATGCCGGTGTTTTCCGGTGCGAGTTGCCCGCGCTGGACCAGCCAGGTGTTGTCGTCGTTGTTGTAGATGGCTTCGTCGGTGAGCGACGCCCACATGGCGTATTCAAACCCGCGGCCAAAACCCGGCGGTGTGCCTTCGGCTTCCTTGTCCATCAGGCGCACGCCCATGTACCGGTTGATCACAAAGTCCTCGAACAGCGAGGAGTCCGATGCGATGGCGTCGTCGGAGATGCGGTCGGTGGGTTGCACGTCGAGCAGGTCGCTATTGCAACTCACGGCAAGTCCGCCGAGCGAGATCACGCCTGCCAGTAGTATGTAATTGAATTTTAGTTTCATGATCTTTCGTTTTTAGAACTGGATGTTTACACCAAGATTGATGATGCGCTGCTGCGGATAGAATTGTGCGCTTTCGCTGCTTCCTTCGGGATCATAATCTTTCACTTTGGTGATGGTGAACAGGTTGAACGCATTGGCATACAATCTCAACCCGCTGACGCGATATTTGGAAAGCAACGCCGCAGGCACGTTGTAGCCGATGGAAACATTCTTGAGCCGGACAAACGCTGAATTGTTCAGCCAGAAATTATTCTTATACAAGCCGCCGTTGATCGACGACGATGCACGCGCATCTACGCGGGGATAGCTTCCCTCTGGATTCGTCGGGCTCCAGCGGTTGTCGGCCCAGGTGCGATAAAAGTTTCCGATCGTTCCCGATTCTGCCAACACATACTGGCTCACACGCGCTTGTCCTGCAAAGAGGAACGAGATGTCGAAGTTCTTCCAGCCACCGTTCAGTGTCAGGCCATACGTGATCTGCGGGATGTTGCCATACTTGGTGCGCACCTGGTCGTCGGCCGTGATCTTGCCGTCTTTGTTATAATCTTCGTAGATCAGGTCGCCGAGTTGTGCACCCGACAGGTGAGGATTTGCATCGAGGTCGGCTTGGGTGCGGAAGATGCCGATCGCGTTGTACAAAAGATACGTGTTCATCGGGCGGCCGGTTTGGCGTTGGTAGTCCAGGACACCGGGAGCTTCGTCGATAAAGATGATCTGGCTCTTGGCCAGGGTCATGTTCCCCGAAGCACCATACCAGAAATTACCCTGGTGTTTCATATAGCCCAACGTGGTTTCAAAACCTGTGCTCTTCACTTTCCCGATATTCTCGAACGGCACCAACGGAACGTAGTTTGCACTGTTGTCGTTGTAAGGATTCACAATTCCCGACACGCCGGGGATGGAAGCGTTACGCGCGGCCAGGATGTCGGAGCGATCTTGTCTGAAATAGATAAATTCCAGGGTGACGTTTCTAAAGATCGTGGCATTCAAGCCCACGTCGGTTTTCCGCGACACTTCCCAAGTGATGTTGGGGTTGGCCAGCTTGGTCAGGTCGATGCCGGCGTGCTTGTCGCTGCCGATCGTGTAGGTGTTGTTGAACGAATAGTTGTTGAAGTATTGGAACTGTCCCACGTTGTCGTTACCCAGTTGACCATGCGATGCGCGGATCTTCAAATCGTTTATAAACGTCACGTTGTCGAACCAGTCTTCTTCCGAGATCCTCCATCCGGCCGAGATTGCCGGGAAGTAACCATACTGTTTTCCTTTCGGGAACGTGGACGAGCCGTCGATGCGCATCTGCACTTCCAATAAATATTTCTCTTTGTAGTTGTAGGCCACCTTGCCGATATAGCTTTTACGCGTGTAGTTATAACTGCTTCCGGTGTTGTCGCGATCCGAAGCCGCCGAACCACCTTGCGAGAGCTCGGGGGTTTGGATGGTCGGATAGTTGATGCGGGTGGCATTGAACGTTTCGCGGTGTGTCTTGCTCTGCTCGTAGGCCACAAAGGCGCTCACATAGTGATTGCCCATCTGCTTCTCATAATTGAGCTTCAAGTTGTCGGTGATCATGCTGGTGTTCTCTTGCGACTCCACAAGCTTGCCCAACCCGGATGAACCACCGGTGATGACGGACGAATACGTGCCGTCGGCAGCGTTGTAGCGATACAGCGTATAGGGCGATGAAAACGACTTTCCGAAATCCCAGATCTTATCCACGGCATAGAAGCCATCGATCGAAAGGCCCTTTACTTGGGGGATCGCATAGCTTGCCCGCAGGATACCGTTGAACACATTCATCGGTTTCACGTTGGTGCCCCCTTTGCTGGTGGCCATCACCGTAGGGTTGTTATTTTCTACACCGGTAGAAGGAAGCCCGTTGGGATAGGTAGCCACGACGGTCGGGTAGGCCCGATAGATGGAACGGAAAATATCGTTGGCGCCATACACCGGATACCGCCGGTCTTCCTGCCTTCCCGACAATGAAATGCTTACTTTGAAATCTTTCGTGACGTTGGCGTCGATGTTCGAGCGGAAATTGTATTGGTTGTATTTGGTGGCACCATTTTTATACAATCCATCCTGGTACGTTTTTCCCAGCGACACAAAGTAACGGACATCGTCAGTACCACCCTTGATCGACAAGTTGTGTTGATTCTGAAGCGCTACTCTTTTCAACGTCTCCTTTGCCCAGTTGGTGTTGGGGTAAACCAGGGGATCGGAGCCATCTTGGAATTTTTGAATTTCCGCAGCAGAATAATGTTGGTTCATCCCGCCGGCGGGGTTGTTGTAATAGTCGATTTCGTTTTGGATAGTAGCATACGTGGGTGCGTCTGCCATCTTGGGCATCCGCGTGGGCGATGAGAAGCCTTGATTGAAACTATAGGAGATGGTGGGCTTGCCACTTTTTCCACGCTTGGTCGTAACCAAGATCACGCCATTGGCCGCGCGACTGCCATACACAGCAGCGGAGGCATCTTTCAAGATAGAAATGCTTTCGATGTCGTTGGGATTCAATCGCTCCAATCCACCGAGCTGTCCGGGAATGC carries:
- a CDS encoding VCBS repeat-containing protein produces the protein MHLPNRFMATWRLYLGVACCLLSCSERSDTLFTAMSPSSTGVTFVNAVEEDDAFNILTYEYLYNGGGVAAGDLNNDGNIDLLFTGNAVPNKLYLNKGEWKFEDVTQMAGIAGRPRWKTGVTLADVNADGWLDVYVCYSGPGEASDRCNELYINKRTKVPTFAERAAEYGLDACGTFSTQASFFDYDLDGDLDMFLLNHARLTYNPFFNSKKLRAMRHPEYGNRLYRNDDGQYKDISAEAGIHGSGVNFGLGVSVADMNEDGWPDLYVTNDYEEQDFFYINNGNGTFREMLKASFRHIARNGMGSDIADYNNDGRPDVIVVDMLPEDNYRQKILKGPDDFDRYNLLRDSGYHHQNMRNVLQLNMGLRDGVPVFSEVGQLAGVSNTDWSWCPLLADFDNDGYKDLFITNGFLRDFTNLDFVKYVYQDKQKNQRPYEIVKQLPATRISNYAFRNNGDLTFQNATEAWGLSEASISNGAVYADLDNDGDLDLVTNNINQPAFLYRNNADHEQSHYIKIKLKGFANNTSAVGAKVGIRVGGQLQVQELYPTRGFQSCMPAEIIFGTGPNTTIDSLWVLWPDRKIDVKRNVKTDTMLVWSETADAPDHHPIDHNGPPWFEDATRESAMAYRHVENDFIDFKTQYLLPYQLSKYGPSLASGDVDGDGSDDLFIGGASGHPGRLYLNTSKGFTEAATQPWKDDGLSEDTGALFFDADNDGDRDLYLVHGGVEFPASAAALLQDKLFENDGKGNFKPVTTALPREVSNGSCIAASDFDKDGDLDLFVGARSIPGNYPLPSISLLLRNDSRPGKILFTNITPDFLRKPGMVTSGVWMDYNHDAWPDLLLAGEFMPVMLFENRNGTFTDQTASAGLSNTSGLWCKLLAADVDNDGDLDVIAGNAGLNLPFRTSEQEPIALAYGDFNGDGQVDPLMTTYVQGKRFPYPSRDELLEVMPALKKKFVTYASYATATMEDVLSVEALRRAGHLEAAVTRSCFLINSGNGKFDVVPLPVEAQFSMNSALAFEDFNADGIKDLALAGNFYPYRVQAGRCDASSGLILKGAGHGKYEPLSFNTTGFYAAGDVRTMVVLKANGNENQVVIGVNDASPVVYRYKTK
- a CDS encoding RagB/SusD family nutrient uptake outer membrane protein gives rise to the protein MKLKFNYILLAGVISLGGLAVSCNSDLLDVQPTDRISDDAIASDSSLFEDFVINRYMGVRLMDKEAEGTPPGFGRGFEYAMWASLTDEAIYNNDDNTWLVQRGQLAPENTGIAGTLWSRSYRSIRECNYALSIIGDVIMTEQRRARLTAELKFIRAYRYHDLVRNYGAVVLMGDNVYDLDNDLTDAALFVRSSVADGIQYITTELTQAAGDLPAANDSNWKLGRATKGAALALKSRILLYAASPLYNAGTWQAAADAAKEVMSLGYSLHSDYRNLFLTSSSSEIIFERLYSVGARHVCLEISNGPNGYGGWAGNSPLQNLVDAYEVKVNATTAVPFDWTNPTHVQNPYVNRDPRFYASILYNGASYRGRQIETFLPGGQDSKDGRDNWNASKTGYYLLKFLDDKLPIDNPWDVAGVQPWIYLRYAEVLLNYAEAQNEAAGPDATVYDAINKIRTRAGMPNLPVGLTQATMRDAIRRERQVELAFEEHRFYDVRRWKIAIDTENEPAYGVNITKNGSTLTFEKKVALDGRKFEEKHYWLPIPRAEILSSGNKLEQNPSY
- a CDS encoding SusC/RagA family TonB-linked outer membrane protein, whose protein sequence is MKFKHLLNRMLFLAVIVMITPAAAFAVPGLADIIIQGKVTSSDDGSALPGVNIIVKGTTVGTTTDADGSYSISVPSAESVLVFTFIGYKTQEVAVGNLTSIDISLITDMETLSEVVVVGYGEQKRETLTGSISQVKGEDLVKSPQPNVSNSLAGRFSGIIANNRSGEPGTDGSTYSIRGQATTGNNDVLVVVDGIPGQLGGLERLNPNDIESISILKDASAAVYGSRAANGVILVTTKRGKSGKPTISYSFNQGFSSPTRMPKMADAPTYATIQNEIDYYNNPAGGMNQHYSAAEIQKFQDGSDPLVYPNTNWAKETLKRVALQNQHNLSIKGGTDDVRYFVSLGKTYQDGLYKNGATKYNQYNFRSNIDANVTKDFKVSISLSGRQEDRRYPVYGANDIFRSIYRAYPTVVATYPNGLPSTGVENNNPTVMATSKGGTNVKPMNVFNGILRASYAIPQVKGLSIDGFYAVDKIWDFGKSFSSPYTLYRYNAADGTYSSVITGGSSGLGKLVESQENTSMITDNLKLNYEKQMGNHYVSAFVAYEQSKTHRETFNATRINYPTIQTPELSQGGSAASDRDNTGSSYNYTRKSYIGKVAYNYKEKYLLEVQMRIDGSSTFPKGKQYGYFPAISAGWRISEEDWFDNVTFINDLKIRASHGQLGNDNVGQFQYFNNYSFNNTYTIGSDKHAGIDLTKLANPNITWEVSRKTDVGLNATIFRNVTLEFIYFRQDRSDILAARNASIPGVSGIVNPYNDNSANYVPLVPFENIGKVKSTGFETTLGYMKHQGNFWYGASGNMTLAKSQIIFIDEAPGVLDYQRQTGRPMNTYLLYNAIGIFRTQADLDANPHLSGAQLGDLIYEDYNKDGKITADDQVRTKYGNIPQITYGLTLNGGWKNFDISFLFAGQARVSQYVLAESGTIGNFYRTWADNRWSPTNPEGSYPRVDARASSSINGGLYKNNFWLNNSAFVRLKNVSIGYNVPAALLSKYRVSGLRLYANAFNLFTITKVKDYDPEGSSESAQFYPQQRIINLGVNIQF